The following proteins are co-located in the Candidatus Accumulibacter cognatus genome:
- a CDS encoding helix-turn-helix domain-containing protein produces the protein MPQLLLPIFPDAVTPIKDLLSVGKQDGRVVYFHGVLPVFSHGEEDLATFRMITAQFIAQGHLRVVDVSRAFGVPALSVKRALKRYRQEGPKGFYVPPRRRGPAVLTAEVLQQAQALFDGGQTVPSVATELGIKSDTLSKAVRAGRLHVPVGKGVCAVVSSTKSERSALDSAAPMGVGASNVVARVAASVGGLNAVAPQFQAAVDVPRGGVLFALPALLAVGLLDGSEGLPLPAGYYGIDSLLMLIAFMALARLESVESLRSCAPGEWGKLLGLDRIPEVRTLREKIGLLSQGDHAEKWSADLCRRWMAAAPEQAGILYVDAHVRVYYGEQTQLPRHYIARQRLCQRATADYWVNAIDGQPFFRVTQSVDPGLIKVLEGEILPRLERDIPGQPSAEALAADPLRHRFTLVFDREGYSPELFKRLKARRVACLSYRKYAGDDWSPEEFVDATIELRRGQQVRMRLAERGTLLGGVVWVREIRKVCDTGRQVALISTDYQSGIGRLAATLFARWSQENFFKYAREHFALDRLVDYQMEEIPDTARVVNPARRTLDGQVRALTSKLSRRLAQFGALNLNETIEPAKVEAFVAKKAAAHDEIEHLQDELKALKEQRKETPSHLALKDLPEEQQFRRLSTHSKQLLDTLKMIAYRAETAMANVLAPLLSRPDEARSLLRAIYTTEADLLPDPNAGTLTVRLHHMANGVSDRAVRKLCDELNSTKTLFPRSNLRLILQLGTSQNP, from the coding sequence ATGCCCCAACTGCTGTTGCCGATCTTTCCGGATGCCGTGACGCCGATCAAGGACCTGCTGTCTGTCGGGAAGCAGGACGGGCGAGTCGTGTATTTCCACGGCGTCCTGCCGGTGTTTAGTCATGGGGAAGAGGATTTGGCGACCTTCCGGATGATTACGGCGCAGTTTATCGCGCAGGGTCATCTTCGGGTGGTGGACGTGTCGCGCGCCTTCGGGGTGCCGGCGTTGAGTGTCAAGCGAGCGTTGAAGCGCTATCGGCAAGAGGGGCCGAAAGGGTTCTACGTTCCGCCGCGGCGCCGGGGTCCGGCGGTGCTGACGGCAGAGGTGTTGCAGCAGGCGCAGGCCCTGTTCGACGGCGGACAGACGGTCCCGAGCGTTGCGACAGAACTGGGGATCAAGAGCGACACCCTGTCGAAGGCGGTGCGTGCCGGACGGCTGCATGTTCCGGTGGGGAAAGGGGTCTGCGCGGTCGTCTCGAGCACCAAGAGCGAGCGGAGCGCACTCGACAGCGCGGCCCCGATGGGGGTTGGGGCGAGCAACGTGGTTGCCCGGGTGGCGGCCAGCGTGGGCGGGCTGAATGCCGTTGCTCCGCAGTTCCAGGCGGCCGTTGATGTACCGCGTGGCGGGGTGCTGTTCGCGCTGCCTGCCTTATTGGCGGTCGGATTGCTCGACGGGTCGGAGGGTCTTCCGCTGCCAGCGGGTTACTACGGGATCGACAGTCTGTTGATGTTGATTGCCTTCATGGCCCTGGCGCGACTGGAATCGGTCGAGTCTCTGCGCTCGTGTGCGCCAGGCGAGTGGGGCAAGTTACTGGGTCTCGATCGGATTCCCGAAGTGCGCACCCTGCGCGAGAAGATAGGGCTCCTGAGCCAGGGCGATCATGCCGAGAAATGGAGTGCCGACCTGTGTCGGCGCTGGATGGCGGCGGCGCCGGAACAAGCGGGCATCCTCTACGTCGACGCGCATGTGCGGGTGTATTACGGCGAGCAGACCCAATTGCCGCGCCACTACATCGCGCGGCAGCGGCTGTGCCAGCGTGCGACCGCCGATTACTGGGTCAACGCGATCGACGGGCAGCCCTTCTTCCGGGTCACGCAATCCGTCGACCCGGGCCTGATCAAGGTTCTTGAAGGCGAGATCCTGCCTCGGCTGGAACGGGACATCCCGGGCCAGCCGAGCGCCGAAGCGCTCGCGGCCGACCCGCTGCGCCATCGCTTCACCCTGGTCTTCGATCGCGAAGGCTATAGCCCAGAGTTGTTCAAGCGTCTGAAGGCGCGTCGCGTTGCCTGCCTCTCCTATCGCAAGTACGCCGGCGACGATTGGTCGCCCGAGGAATTCGTCGACGCCACGATCGAACTTCGCCGTGGCCAGCAGGTACGCATGCGACTCGCCGAACGGGGAACGCTGCTCGGCGGCGTGGTGTGGGTACGCGAGATACGCAAGGTCTGTGACACCGGTCGCCAGGTCGCCCTGATCAGCACGGATTACCAATCTGGCATAGGGCGCCTGGCGGCCACCCTGTTCGCCAGGTGGTCTCAGGAAAACTTCTTCAAGTATGCGCGTGAACACTTTGCCCTGGACCGCCTGGTGGATTATCAGATGGAAGAAATTCCTGATACCGCACGCGTTGTCAACCCAGCTCGCCGAACCCTCGACGGCCAGGTTCGCGCGCTGACCAGCAAGCTCAGCCGCAGGCTCGCCCAATTCGGCGCGCTTAACCTCAACGAGACGATTGAACCAGCGAAAGTCGAGGCCTTTGTCGCGAAAAAAGCCGCTGCCCACGACGAGATCGAACATCTGCAGGACGAACTCAAGGCCCTGAAGGAACAACGTAAAGAAACCCCCTCCCATCTCGCCCTCAAGGATTTGCCGGAAGAACAGCAGTTCCGCCGGCTGAGCACCCACAGCAAGCAGCTACTCGACACGCTCAAGATGATTGCCTATCGCGCGGAAACGGCCATGGCCAACGTCCTGGCACCGCTTCTCTCGCGCCCGGACGAGGCACGCAGCTTGCTGCGCGCGATCTACACGACCGAAGCGGACTTGCTGCCCGATCCTAACGCCGGCACCCTGACCGTACGCCTCCACCACATGGCCAATGGCGTGTCGGACCGCGCCGTCCGCAAACTCTGTGACGAGTTGAACTCTACCAAGACGCTCTTCCCACGCTCCAACCTCCGCCTGATTCTGCAACTCGGTACGTCGCAAAATCCGTGA
- a CDS encoding CopG family transcriptional regulator, with protein sequence MHFNIYLDDETGKRLTEAAQQAGENRNAVIRRAVQEWLARRVEPQWPETVLSFTGEPDMPAFEANREHLGSAKADPLA encoded by the coding sequence ATGCATTTCAACATCTATCTGGACGACGAAACCGGAAAGCGGCTCACTGAGGCCGCGCAGCAAGCCGGCGAGAACCGCAATGCCGTCATCCGGCGCGCAGTTCAGGAGTGGCTTGCCCGTCGCGTCGAGCCGCAATGGCCGGAGACAGTGCTCTCTTTTACCGGAGAGCCGGACATGCCGGCATTTGAAGCCAATCGGGAGCACTTGGGATCCGCCAAGGCAGATCCGCTGGCATGA
- a CDS encoding type II toxin-antitoxin system VapC family toxin, whose translation MKYLLDTCTVSDFVKGEPSVLSTLKSTAPAQIAISTVTRMEIEYGLLLNPLRARKLAPVLDALLSAMAILPFDEADAKAAAAIRAALRREGRPIGPYDCQIAGCGLARGLVVVTANEAEFRRIGGLRIENWREA comes from the coding sequence ATGAAGTATCTGCTCGATACCTGCACGGTTAGCGACTTCGTTAAAGGCGAGCCCAGTGTCCTGTCCACGCTCAAGAGCACTGCCCCTGCCCAGATCGCCATTTCCACCGTGACCCGCATGGAGATCGAATACGGGCTCCTCCTCAACCCCCTGCGCGCCCGGAAGCTGGCGCCGGTCCTGGACGCCCTCCTGTCCGCCATGGCGATCTTGCCCTTCGACGAAGCCGACGCGAAAGCCGCCGCTGCGATCCGCGCGGCGCTGCGCCGGGAAGGACGCCCCATCGGTCCCTACGATTGCCAGATTGCGGGCTGCGGCTTGGCGCGCGGTTTGGTGGTCGTGACCGCGAACGAAGCGGAGTTTCGGCGCATCGGCGGGCTGCGCATCGAGAACTGGCGGGAGGCATGA